Sequence from the Maribacter algicola genome:
ATGCATGTTCTGCGCTATGACCTCTATCCGGGAAGTTTCCAGATTGCGAACCGCGGCCGCCAAGTTTACAAAAGTAGGTGCCACCATCACCTCCGCTTCCGTATCTGGAAGTTTGGCGGCCAATTCCACCAATAAGGCTTCTGTTTCCGCTAGGTTTTTGTTCATTTTCCAATTTCCTGCCACTATCTTACTTCTCATTGCTCTAAAGTTTTTTCTTATTCAAATTATGTTGTCAATTTTATCATTCAAATGTAAGGGTATCCAAATCGTTATAATGTACTTTTTGTTTTATAGTACCTTTTTCCAAGACCAATATCCCCGGATTTGACCTAACAATGGTTTTCAAAGTCGTTTGATCTGTAAAGTAGAATTCAAACCCTAGATCATATTTTTCAATCAAAACCTTTGTTTGTTCCGGACCGGAGGCCGACATACCTATAACCTTATAACCCTTTTCCTTGGCGGTCTCCGTTACTTTTTTAACTTCTGAAAAGACTTCTAGATTTGCCTTTCTTAAGTCATAGGCAATGACCATGACCAACATGGGCTCCTGCAACAAACTACCTGCAAAGTCCTCCCCTTCCTGTTCAATTGTAAAATCATGTACCGGAGGCTCATACCCCTTTTGAATTTCTTCGGTTTCTACGCCTATGAATTCCCCATCTATAGTTGGATAATCCCCATTTGTTACAATGACCTGTTCTTCCCCGTTCACACTAAACTTCCAAGCGTATTCATATATGGGTTTGGGCGCATCTTGCGGAATACTCATGCCTTCCTCTATATTTTTGCCTATTTCATAGGGCCTAAAATCGATTACAGGCAAATGATTTAGTACATAATAGGCATAAACGAAACAAAAAACTATGGAAATCGCTACCAAAACTTTTGTGATGAATGGCCTAAATAGTGGTGTGATGTACTCTTTACCATAAAACAACAGGAGTATCAGCACCAATAGTAGGACATCCTTGGTAAAAGACTCCCATGGTGTCAACTTAATGGCGTCACCAAAACAACCACAATCCGTAACCTTGTTGAAGTATGCCGAATAGAAAGTCAAAAATGTAAAGAATACAATCATCAACAATAGGCTCCATAAGGTAAATTTTCGCAGTATGCCAAGTATGAGCAATACTCCCAATAGCACTTCAAAAATGACCACTATCAGTGAAATGGTTAGGGCATGGGGTTCAAAAACCGGCATGTTAAGAACACTTGGGCTAAAATACTCCTCCAGTTTAAAGGAAAAACCAACGGGGTCGTTCAGTTTTATGAATCCACTTATAATAAAAAGCACCCCTACGAATATTCGAACAACACCAATTAAATACTTCATAACCCTACCTATTTTCAGTCAAACCTAAATGAATTAATGCAAAAACCGCATAGTTGATCATATCTTGATAATTGGCATCGATACCTTCGCTTACCAACGTTTTTCCTTTATTATTCTCTATGGATTTGACCCTGAGCAATTTCTGTAGTATTAAGTCCGTAAGGGAACTAACGCGCATATCGCGCCAAGCCTCTCCGTAATCGTGGTTTTTATTGAGCATGAGTTCCTTTGTGGACTCCGTATGCTTTTTGTAGAGGGCTAAGGCCTTTTCAGGGTCTAGGTCCGGCTGCTCCGCCACGCCCAACTCAAGCTGGATCAAGGCCATAACAGCGTAATTGATGATGCCAATAAATTCAGGAATTTCGCCCTCATCCACTTTGCGCACATCATTTTCCTGTAGTCCACGTATTCGCTGGGCCTTAATAAAAATTTGGTCCGTTAGGGACGGTAAACGAAGTATTCGCCAAGCACATCCATAATCAAGCATTTTTTTTTCGTATAGATTTTGACAAACCTCGATTACGGCATTATACTGTGCTTCCGTTTTTTGCATGCGCTTGTTGTAATTTGTGTAAATTTCGCTTAAAATTTTTTAACCATCAAGACTGTTTGTTTAAACTTAAACTTGTACCTAAAGAGGGACCAAAGTTATGACTATAAACTGTAAAGGAAAACTCTTGGATTTTACCGTTCCCAAGGTAATGGGCATTTTAAACCTTACTCCAGACTCTTTCTACGATGGGGGTAAGTACAAAAATGAAAAGAACATTTTGGAACAGGTAGATAAAATAACCGCATTGGGAGCCACATTTATCGACCTTGGTGCGCAAAGCACCAGGCCAGGGGCCAATGAGGTTAATACCGATGAGGAACTCAACCGATTGCTACCCGTTCTCGAACTCGTCCAGCGGAATTTTCCGGAAACATTGATTTCCATAGATACTTTTAAAGCAGTGGTTGCCAAGGAAGCCCTTGACCGAGGTGCCGCCATGATAAATGACATCTCAGCGGGACTTCTGGACGAGGCCATGTTGGATGTCATTGCAGAATACCATGTTCCCTACATCATGATGCATATGCGAGGAAACCCCAAAACCATGCAGCAACAGACAATATATGACGATTTGCTACAGGAAATAATCCATTATTTTTCAGAGCGATTGTCCGTGGCCTACTCAAAAGGAATCATGGATGTCATTATCGACCCTGGTTTCGGCTTTTCCAAAACCATGGAACAGAACTATAAACTTTTGAACCATCTAGATTTGTTTAATGTTACCGATAGGCCCCTATTGGCAGGTGTTAGCCGAAAATCAATGATCTACAAATTGTTGGGTACAGATGCGCATAATGCGTTGAACGGAACCACTGCCTTAAATATGTTGGCCCTGCAAAAAGGGGCTTCCATATTACGGGTGCACGATGTTGGGGAAGCCATGGAGTGCGTCAAGATTTACGAGCAATTGAAGGCTTAATATTTGGAGGTTCTTGTTCATCTATTTTTGTTAATTTTACAGAAACGGCACTAGTTGGATTTTTTAAATTTTATCGATTTTAAGATTACGGATATCCTGGATATCGTATTGGTCGCCGTACTTCTATATTACATCTATAAATTGGTGCGCGGCTCTGCGGCCATCAATATTTTCATTGGTATCGTTATCGTTTGGGCTTTCTGGAAACTTACGGAGCTTTTGGGAATGCAAATGATCAGCAGCATTGTAGGGGCCTTTATGCAGGTGGGGCTTATTGCATTGATCATTGTATTTCAACAGGAAATACGAAAGTTCCTTCTTATGATAGGTTCCACCAATTTTGCCAACAAGCGCAACTTCGTAAAGCATTTTAAATTTCTAAAGCAGGAGGGCGATACTACGAGTATTGATGTGGAGGCCATCGTGAAGGCGTGTGAAAAGATGTCGTCCTCCAAAACCGGTGCCATTTTGGTCATAGAAAGGGGAAATTCACTCGATTTTATTAAAAGTACAGGGGACCGCATGAACATTGAGGTTACCCAGCCTATTATAGAAAGTATATTCTACAAAAACAGTCCGCTACACGATGGAGCTGCCGTAATCGTGGACAATTATATTGTGGCTACCCGGGTAATCTTACCTGTAACCAATGAACGCAGCATTCCATTACGATATGGCCTAAGGCATAGGGCGGCCATTGGCATAACCGAAAAAACGGATGCCCTTTGTTTGGTAGTAAGTGAAGAAACAGGACAAATATCCTATATTAAAAATGGAGAATTCATCTTGTTCGAATCCAATGCCCAATTGATAACTCTTTTAAAGAAAGACTTGGTGTAATGCAATGCAAGAATTGTGATAATACCTTGAGAACGGACTATTGTTATTGTCCGGATTGCGGAGCCAAAGTGATACGGAATAGGCTTACAGTTAAGAACCTTTGGTACGATGCAATAGAAAGGTACTTTAATGTGGACAACACCTTTTTAAGGACATTTATACATCTTTTTACAAAACCCGAGGCCGTTATTGTAGGATATGTAGAAGGAATAAGAAAAAAGTATCTAAACCCCATTAGTTATTTGGGGATTGCCATCACACTTTCTGGACTTCTTGTTTTTTTTATGCGGAAGAACAGTGGGCAGTTCGATATGGATATTTTAGGAACAGGCCAGTCCCAAGCTTGGCAAGGAAAGTTCTGGGACGTAATTCTGGACTACCAAGCAATTTTATTTGTGCTATATATACCGATGATGGCAATTGCCGGATGGCTGAATTTTCAGGCGAAAAAGTATAACTTCTCAGAAAGGATAGTCATATTCATGTATACCCTAGCACAATATTCCCTAGGAATTTTTATACCATCCTTTTTAATTTTGGTTTTCCTTCCTAGTTTCTACATGAAATTTAGTTTCATCGCAATTCTCTTTATGTATTTGTATTCGGCCTATGTTATTAAAAGGATTGCACGTGAAAAGGGAATTGAGTTATGGTCGAAAGTACTGATATTTTGGATGATCTTTACCTTCTTTTATTTGAGTCTTTCTATCTTGATCCCAATTGTTCTTTTATTAACGGGAACCATTCAGCTAGAAGATTTTAGGCCAGGTTCTTAACTTTTTTTGTTAAGCCACCTCCTCGGCCAAGAACTGAGCTTCGTAGAGGTTACGGTAATATCCGCCCTTTTTCAACAGTTCCTTATGAGTCCCCATTTCCACTATATTTCCGGCGTCCATCACAATGATTTTGTCCGCTTTTTTAATGGTCGCCAATCGATGTGCAATGACTATCGAAGTCCTGCCCTGGGTTATTTTTTCAGTTGCCTGTTGTATCAAACGTTCAGAATAGGTGTCTATGGAAGAAGTGGCCTCGTCCAACACCAATATACTTGGTTTGCTAACGTAGGCCCTTAGGAAGGCTATAAGCTGACGTTGTCCACTGGACAGCATGCTGCCGCGTTCTTTTACATTATATTCGTATCCGTTGGGCAGGCTGGCGATAAATTCGTCTACGCCAATGGCCTTGGCCGCGTCTTCAATGTCCTGTACAGATATTTGAGGGTTCTTAAGGGAAATATTGTTGGCTATGGTATCCGCGAATAAAAATACATCCTGAAGCACAATGGCAATATGCGATCTTAAAGAGGACAATTTATAATCTTTTATATCGATTCCATCCACCAAAATGGTACCACTATTGATTTCATAAAACCGATTCAATAAATTGATAATGGTAGATTTGCCAGCTCCCGTGGCCCCAACAATGGCGATGGTCTCACCAGCCATTACCTCAAAGGAAATCCCATGAAGGACCTCTTCATCGTCCAAATAGCCAAAACGAACGTTCTTAAATTCAATCGTGCCCTTTACCTCAGCCTTTTCAATCTTTCCATTGTCCTCAATGGAGCTATCGGTGTCCAAAATCTTGAATACCCTGTTGGCGGCCACCATGCCCATCTGTAAGGTATTAAACTTGTCCGCTATCTGCCTAAGGGGCCTGAACAACATATCTATAAGCATGATGAACGCAAAAACGGTACCTGCAACATCATTTGTGATATTGGCCACGTTCTGTAATGCTCCATACCAGACTACCAAACCAACCGCGATAGACGAAACAATTTCTGCGATTGGAAAAAATATGGAGTTATACCAGACCGTCTTTAACCAAGCATTCTGATGTTTTTCATTGATGTCCTTAAATTTCCTGTTCTCAATGGCCTCCCTAGTGAACAATTGAACGATTTTCATTCCCGTGATTCGCTCCTGTACAAAGGAATTTAAGTTGGAAACCTCTGCCCTGACTTCTGTAAATGCCACTTTCATGGCCTTCTGAAAAAGTCGTGTAGCATACAGAATCAAGGGAAGCAGGGAAAATACCAATACGGCCAACTTCCAATTGATGTATATCATGACCCCCGCAGCTACGAACATTTTCAGCAAATCGGCCACAATTACAAAAAAGCCCTGACTGAAAATTTCCCCTATCCTTTGCATATCCGCCACGGCCCTGGTAACCAAAACCCCCAAAGATGAGTTATCGAAATATTTCATCTTGAAGCCTAACATTTTTTGGAACAGATTGATTCGTATGTCCCTGATTACGGATTCACCCAACCAATTGGCGTAATAATTGAATAGAAGTTGGAAAATAACCTGACCCAATAAAACAACGAGCATTGCCATTGTGAGGTTAAACAATTTATCCGCATCACTGCCCTTAATGGCATCATCAATGATTTGCTTTAACAATATAGGGGTAAGAACGGCAAACACAGATAAGAGAATAGCCGAAAGGGCTACGCCAAAAAAGGTAATGTGGTATGGCCTAGTATACCTCATCAAGCGTTTAAAAAGATGTGTATCAAAGGCGTTACCGGTATTATCGCTCATTCTTAAAAATAGTATTGGGATAACTAATCGATTTCAAATATAGTCCTTTTGCCGGTACCGAAACACCGGCCTCTGACCGATCTCTACTTTTTAAGATAGCCTTAACATGGCTTGGTGGATATTTGCCCAACCCTACATCCAAAAGGGTTCCAACGATGGCCCTGACCATGTTTCGAAGGAAACGATCGGCCGTAATTTTAAAAATCAGTTTTCCTTCATCTGATACCCAGAGGGCGTTTCGAACTTCACAAAAATATGTTTTTACATCCGTCTTTGATTTGGAGAAACATTCAAAATCCTGCTTACCCAACAAAAATTTAGCTGCATGGTTCATCAAATCAATATCCAAAGGGAGCTTTACCAAATGGGCCGTGTCCTTAAAAAATGGATTCTTCTCCCTACAGACCCAGTATTCATATGATCTTTCAAGAGCATCGAACCTTGCATGGGCATCATTTTTTACGGGAAAAATATTTTGAACCGCAATATCATCCGGCAGAAAGGCATTGATCCTGTAAACGAGATTTTTGATGTCGCCAATTTTTTCATAGTCAAAATGACCGAACATTTCCGCGGCATGAACACCCGCATCCGTTCTTCCGGCTCCCACAATTTCAATATTTCTCCTCAGAAGTTTTGACACTACCCCTTCCAAAACTTCTTGCACGGTAATGGCGTTAGGTTGGTTTTGCCATCCATGGTACATCTTTCCAAAGTAGGAGAACTGAATAAAATATCTCAAAGGGATACATTAGTTTTGTGGGCAACAAAGATATTAAAACCAAAAATTAGCAGAATAGGCTTTTTATTGACAAATGACCAAAATCCTGTTGCTTTCCGATACACATTCCCACCTGGACAAAACTATCTTAAAATATGCATCAATGGCGGATGAAATTTGGCATGCAGGTGATATAGGCTCACTCGAGGTATCGGATTCGCTATCGTCCATAAAACCGCTAAGGGCCGTATTTGGCAACATTGATGACCATCAAATCCAAAAAGAATTCCCCTTGAACAATAGGTTTATGTGCGAAGACGTAGATGTTTGGATTACCCATATTGGTGGCTATCCCCCAAAATACAATGTCAACATACGGGAAGAAATCAAAAAAAATCCCCCAAAACTTTTTATTTGCGGGCACTCCCATATCCTCAAGGTGATGTGGGATAAGAATCTAGAAGTGCTGCACATGAATCCCGGAGCCTGCGGTAAACATGGTTTTCACCAAATTAGGACCATGCTTAGATTCTGTATAGATGGAAAGGAAATCAAGGATTTAGAAGTTATAGAGCTTGGCAAAAGATAAAAACCCGGGAACTACCCCGGGTTTTCGCACTAATACTACTAAGATGTTAGGTTCAACGCAAACGATCCACAGATTTTACAAGATCTTCATCCTTTTTGATCGCCCTATTGGCAAGGGCTAAAAAAACGATAGAAAATACAGGAATCAGCATCCCAATACCCTTCTCAGAAACCGTAGTTTCTCCGGATAGATTTAGGGACCGATAAACGAAAAGTCCTAGTAAAAAAAGATTTAATATCATGTTCAACCGGTTCAACACAAACTGGTTCTTTC
This genomic interval carries:
- a CDS encoding BT_3928 family protein, with translation MKYLIGVVRIFVGVLFIISGFIKLNDPVGFSFKLEEYFSPSVLNMPVFEPHALTISLIVVIFEVLLGVLLILGILRKFTLWSLLLMIVFFTFLTFYSAYFNKVTDCGCFGDAIKLTPWESFTKDVLLLVLILLLFYGKEYITPLFRPFITKVLVAISIVFCFVYAYYVLNHLPVIDFRPYEIGKNIEEGMSIPQDAPKPIYEYAWKFSVNGEEQVIVTNGDYPTIDGEFIGVETEEIQKGYEPPVHDFTIEQEGEDFAGSLLQEPMLVMVIAYDLRKANLEVFSEVKKVTETAKEKGYKVIGMSASGPEQTKVLIEKYDLGFEFYFTDQTTLKTIVRSNPGILVLEKGTIKQKVHYNDLDTLTFE
- a CDS encoding DUF1599 domain-containing protein, which translates into the protein MQKTEAQYNAVIEVCQNLYEKKMLDYGCAWRILRLPSLTDQIFIKAQRIRGLQENDVRKVDEGEIPEFIGIINYAVMALIQLELGVAEQPDLDPEKALALYKKHTESTKELMLNKNHDYGEAWRDMRVSSLTDLILQKLLRVKSIENNKGKTLVSEGIDANYQDMINYAVFALIHLGLTENR
- the folP gene encoding dihydropteroate synthase; translated protein: MTINCKGKLLDFTVPKVMGILNLTPDSFYDGGKYKNEKNILEQVDKITALGATFIDLGAQSTRPGANEVNTDEELNRLLPVLELVQRNFPETLISIDTFKAVVAKEALDRGAAMINDISAGLLDEAMLDVIAEYHVPYIMMHMRGNPKTMQQQTIYDDLLQEIIHYFSERLSVAYSKGIMDVIIDPGFGFSKTMEQNYKLLNHLDLFNVTDRPLLAGVSRKSMIYKLLGTDAHNALNGTTALNMLALQKGASILRVHDVGEAMECVKIYEQLKA
- the cdaA gene encoding diadenylate cyclase CdaA, yielding MDFLNFIDFKITDILDIVLVAVLLYYIYKLVRGSAAINIFIGIVIVWAFWKLTELLGMQMISSIVGAFMQVGLIALIIVFQQEIRKFLLMIGSTNFANKRNFVKHFKFLKQEGDTTSIDVEAIVKACEKMSSSKTGAILVIERGNSLDFIKSTGDRMNIEVTQPIIESIFYKNSPLHDGAAVIVDNYIVATRVILPVTNERSIPLRYGLRHRAAIGITEKTDALCLVVSEETGQISYIKNGEFILFESNAQLITLLKKDLV
- a CDS encoding DUF3667 domain-containing protein, translated to MQCKNCDNTLRTDYCYCPDCGAKVIRNRLTVKNLWYDAIERYFNVDNTFLRTFIHLFTKPEAVIVGYVEGIRKKYLNPISYLGIAITLSGLLVFFMRKNSGQFDMDILGTGQSQAWQGKFWDVILDYQAILFVLYIPMMAIAGWLNFQAKKYNFSERIVIFMYTLAQYSLGIFIPSFLILVFLPSFYMKFSFIAILFMYLYSAYVIKRIAREKGIELWSKVLIFWMIFTFFYLSLSILIPIVLLLTGTIQLEDFRPGS
- a CDS encoding ABC transporter ATP-binding protein, which encodes MSDNTGNAFDTHLFKRLMRYTRPYHITFFGVALSAILLSVFAVLTPILLKQIIDDAIKGSDADKLFNLTMAMLVVLLGQVIFQLLFNYYANWLGESVIRDIRINLFQKMLGFKMKYFDNSSLGVLVTRAVADMQRIGEIFSQGFFVIVADLLKMFVAAGVMIYINWKLAVLVFSLLPLILYATRLFQKAMKVAFTEVRAEVSNLNSFVQERITGMKIVQLFTREAIENRKFKDINEKHQNAWLKTVWYNSIFFPIAEIVSSIAVGLVVWYGALQNVANITNDVAGTVFAFIMLIDMLFRPLRQIADKFNTLQMGMVAANRVFKILDTDSSIEDNGKIEKAEVKGTIEFKNVRFGYLDDEEVLHGISFEVMAGETIAIVGATGAGKSTIINLLNRFYEINSGTILVDGIDIKDYKLSSLRSHIAIVLQDVFLFADTIANNISLKNPQISVQDIEDAAKAIGVDEFIASLPNGYEYNVKERGSMLSSGQRQLIAFLRAYVSKPSILVLDEATSSIDTYSERLIQQATEKITQGRTSIVIAHRLATIKKADKIIVMDAGNIVEMGTHKELLKKGGYYRNLYEAQFLAEEVA
- the truA gene encoding tRNA pseudouridine(38-40) synthase TruA yields the protein MRYFIQFSYFGKMYHGWQNQPNAITVQEVLEGVVSKLLRRNIEIVGAGRTDAGVHAAEMFGHFDYEKIGDIKNLVYRINAFLPDDIAVQNIFPVKNDAHARFDALERSYEYWVCREKNPFFKDTAHLVKLPLDIDLMNHAAKFLLGKQDFECFSKSKTDVKTYFCEVRNALWVSDEGKLIFKITADRFLRNMVRAIVGTLLDVGLGKYPPSHVKAILKSRDRSEAGVSVPAKGLYLKSISYPNTIFKNER
- a CDS encoding metallophosphoesterase family protein — its product is MTKILLLSDTHSHLDKTILKYASMADEIWHAGDIGSLEVSDSLSSIKPLRAVFGNIDDHQIQKEFPLNNRFMCEDVDVWITHIGGYPPKYNVNIREEIKKNPPKLFICGHSHILKVMWDKNLEVLHMNPGACGKHGFHQIRTMLRFCIDGKEIKDLEVIELGKR
- a CDS encoding DUF4293 domain-containing protein, translating into MIQRIQTVYLIIVALLSGVLPFFVNLWSDAKGQEVYANNEILVSVLFYISGTLALWAMFLYKKRKNQFVLNRLNMILNLFLLGLFVYRSLNLSGETTVSEKGIGMLIPVFSIVFLALANRAIKKDEDLVKSVDRLR